GAGTATATTTGGCCAGTTGTCGGGCTCGGCGCCGTTATCTTTTCTGTCTACTTGCTGTACCACCAGTTAAAAGGCATTTCTTACGATGATATTGTCAACAGCCTGCAAGCGATTCCGCTCAATGGCTGGCTGTTAGCCGCTCTGGCGACTGTAGGAGCCTATGTCGCTCTTGCCGGTTATGATCGCATCGCCTTGTTACACCTGCGCAAAAAGATCTCCTGGCGCTTCATTACCATCGCTTCTTTTACTGCCTATGCCATAGGACACAACCTCGGCGCCTCGGTGTTTTCCGGTGGTGTTGTGCGTTATCGGGCTTATTCTTCACAAGGCTTAAGTGGCGCAGATGTCGGTATTTTGGTCGCTTTTTGCTCATTCACCTTTGCACTGGGCAGCATTTTATTAGGTGGCATTGTGCTGGTGATTCAGCCCTCCATGCTGAACCGTTTCAATGAAGACCTGCCAACATGGGTTGGACTGGGTGCCGGCATTGGCATGCTGACACTGGTCGCCTTGTATGTGCTGGGCAGTGTGCTTAAATTTCGCGCGTTGAAAATCCGCCACTTCACTCTGGAATATCCGGCAATACCCGTCGTATGGCGCCAGTTGTTGATAGGACCACTAGAGCTCTTGGCCGCCGCGGCCATCATTTATTTTGCCCTCCCCGCCGACAGTAACCCTGGGTACCTGTTAGTGCTGGGAATCTTCCTGGCCTCTTTTTCGGCGGCATTGATTTCCCATGCGCCTGGAGGATTGGGTGTGTTGGAGGTTTTATTCCTGCTGGCCCTGCCCGATGTTAATCCAGCCGATGTGGTCGCGGCCCTGCTAGTATTCCGTTTGTTTTATCTACTGATTCCCTTTGCGGTTTCACTGGTTTTTGTTGTGTTGTTTGAGCATGACCAGTGGATCAATCGGTTCCGAAACCGCAGCAAACACACGGATCAATCCTAACTACCGGTTTGTCACCAACCGATAGGCATTGAATGGATTCAGGTTGGTGACCACTGGTCAAGGAAATCGGCTGCGAACACAGCCTCCACTTCCTTGGCCAATCGCTCAATAGATATTTCACGTTGCTGATTAATATCCACCACTTCTGCCTTGGTCACACCAGCCCAGAGCAAAAGTTGCTGCAATGTCTCGGGCCGGTCAAATAGGCCGTGCAGGTAGGTTCCTATAATAGCCTTGTCCTGGCTTATCGCCCCATCCGGCACCAGCCCATCGGCGTTCTGGAAATAACAGGCAGGTTGCAGCAGCGCATCGCCGCTACTTATCCCCGTGTGAATTTCATAACCGACAACCGGCGTGTTTTTATCCCATAAGAACCCGTGACGCTGCAGCAATATTTTGTCGCGTTGTAATTGGGTATGCATGGAAAAATAGCCCAAACCGCTGGAACTCCCCGGCGCAGACTCTACACCCTCCGGGTCATGAATCTGCTCGCCCAACATTTGAAAACCACCGCAAATCCCCAACAGCTTGCCGCCATAGCGCAGGTGCGTCTGAATCGCACTTTCCCAACCTTGGGCCCGTACAAAATCCAGATCGGCACGGGTATTTTTACTGCCAGGAATAATCAATAAATCGCAAGGAGGAACCTGCTGATTAGGGCCAACCCAGTGAAAATTAATCTGCGGATGCAGTCGCAGCGGATCAAAATCCGTGTGATTGGAAATACGCGGCAACGCCAGTACTGCAACATTTAACAACGCATCGGCGTTGGATGATGATGAGGTGGTTAAAGCGTCTTCCGCATCCAGATACAGGCCTTGCAAATAAGGGATCACGCCCAGCACCGGCTTACCGGTTTTTTGTTCAAGCCAGTCCAGGCCCGATTGCAATAAACTGATGTCACCACGAAAGCGATTAATCACAAAACCCACAACACGTTTACGTTCAGACTCACTCAGCAATTCCAGCGTCCCTACCAAATGGGCAAACACACCACCGCGATCAATATCGGCAATTAAAATAACCGGGCAATCCACCGCCTCCGCAAAACCCATGTTGGCAATATCGCGCTCGCGCAAATTAATTTCAGCCGGACTGCCAGCGCCTTCCACCACAATCACATTGTACTGCTGTTGCAAGCGCGCAAAGGAATCCAGCACATAACCCATGGCTTCAGTTTTGTAATGGTGATAAACCGCAGCATCCATATCGGTAATTGCCCGACCTTGCACAATAATTTGTGCGCGGGTATCGCTGGTGGGTTTAATCAGGATCGGATTCATGTCTGTATGGGGTTCAAGCCCGGCAGCTTGTGCCTGCAATGCCTGGGCACGCCCGATTTCACCGCCATCAACCGTCACCGCAGAATTCAATGCCATATTCTGGGGCTTAAACGGTGCCACTGATATACCGCGATTTTTCAAAATACGACAAAGCGCTGCCACCAGAGTGGATTTACCTGCATCAGATGTGGTGCCTTGTACCATTAGTGTTTTGCCAAGTGGCATAGGTTCAGCCTGTAAAAAAAATGAAAAAAGACGTCTTATCCACTC
The nucleotide sequence above comes from Cellvibrio sp. PSBB023. Encoded proteins:
- a CDS encoding lysylphosphatidylglycerol synthase domain-containing protein; the encoded protein is MKKEYIWPVVGLGAVIFSVYLLYHQLKGISYDDIVNSLQAIPLNGWLLAALATVGAYVALAGYDRIALLHLRKKISWRFITIASFTAYAIGHNLGASVFSGGVVRYRAYSSQGLSGADVGILVAFCSFTFALGSILLGGIVLVIQPSMLNRFNEDLPTWVGLGAGIGMLTLVALYVLGSVLKFRALKIRHFTLEYPAIPVVWRQLLIGPLELLAAAAIIYFALPADSNPGYLLVLGIFLASFSAALISHAPGGLGVLEVLFLLALPDVNPADVVAALLVFRLFYLLIPFAVSLVFVVLFEHDQWINRFRNRSKHTDQS
- a CDS encoding cobyric acid synthase; this encodes MPLGKTLMVQGTTSDAGKSTLVAALCRILKNRGISVAPFKPQNMALNSAVTVDGGEIGRAQALQAQAAGLEPHTDMNPILIKPTSDTRAQIIVQGRAITDMDAAVYHHYKTEAMGYVLDSFARLQQQYNVIVVEGAGSPAEINLRERDIANMGFAEAVDCPVILIADIDRGGVFAHLVGTLELLSESERKRVVGFVINRFRGDISLLQSGLDWLEQKTGKPVLGVIPYLQGLYLDAEDALTTSSSSNADALLNVAVLALPRISNHTDFDPLRLHPQINFHWVGPNQQVPPCDLLIIPGSKNTRADLDFVRAQGWESAIQTHLRYGGKLLGICGGFQMLGEQIHDPEGVESAPGSSSGLGYFSMHTQLQRDKILLQRHGFLWDKNTPVVGYEIHTGISSGDALLQPACYFQNADGLVPDGAISQDKAIIGTYLHGLFDRPETLQQLLLWAGVTKAEVVDINQQREISIERLAKEVEAVFAADFLDQWSPT